In a genomic window of Muntiacus reevesi chromosome 1, mMunRee1.1, whole genome shotgun sequence:
- the TMEM269 gene encoding transmembrane protein 269 isoform X1, protein MSGPQASCWAPGTSVGTQVPFPVLEKEDHMGGANSECQLSHGECSSFFLTKEQSHPQMNEFTWKDVVNALSLANMILGLFSIFCSFCKKFSCASWMVLVSFLLDMAIRSATRHLNICSRSGTELNDFAVFTTFGLASALLLGVDGPLNGFLAIIYVLAISFRLCFYSAGIPFTYKGLPCPYASCVLASTSLLTKGNTFILSCMASLMILFMMDQSYYPHDEILESESWKKMVYLGGVIMLFLCPFSITAFYCLTWSLSYIFFPDALWGKAACPRP, encoded by the exons ATGTCTGGTCCCCAG GCCTCATGCTGGGCACCGGGGACCTCGGTCGGCACTCAAGTTCCTTTCCCTGTTCTAGAGAAGGAAGACCACATGGGCGGTGCCAACTCAGAGTGCCAGCTATCACACG GTGAGTGCAGCAGTTTCTTCCTGACCAAAGAGCAGAGCCATCCCCAGATGAATGAATTTACCTGGAAGGATGTTGTCAATGCCTTGTCCCTGGCCAACATGATCCTGGGGCTCTTCTCCATCTTCTGCAGCTTCTGCAA GAAATTCTCCTGCGCCTCCTGGATGGTTTTGGTCAGCTTTCTATTAGACATGGCTATCAGGTCAGCGACCAGACACCTGAACATCTGCTCCAGATCCG GAACCGAGCTGAATGACTTTGCCGTCTTCACCACCTTTGGCCTGGCCTCAGCCCTGCTTCTAGGCGTGGATGGACCTCTGAATGGGTTCCTGGCCATCATCTATGTGTTAGCTATTTCATTCCGCCTCTGTTTTTATTCAGCCG GCATTCCTTTCACATACAAGGGTCTACCCTGCCCCTACGCTTCCTGTGTTTTGGCTTCCACCTCCCTCCTGACCAAAGGCAACACATTCATTCTCTCTTGCATGGCCTCACTCATGATTCTGTTCATGATGGACCAGAGCTACTACCCACATGATGAAATCCTGGAGTCTGAGAGCTGGAAAAAAATGGTCTATCTGGGAG GTGTCATCATGCTGTTTTTGTGTCCATTCTCGATAACTGCTTTTTACTGCCTGACGTGGTCACTCTCCTACATCTTCTTTCCAGATGCCCTGTGGGGCAAGGCAGCATGTCCTCGGCCATGA
- the TMEM269 gene encoding transmembrane protein 269 isoform X2, with protein MGGANSECQLSHGECSSFFLTKEQSHPQMNEFTWKDVVNALSLANMILGLFSIFCSFCKKFSCASWMVLVSFLLDMAIRSATRHLNICSRSGTELNDFAVFTTFGLASALLLGVDGPLNGFLAIIYVLAISFRLCFYSAGIPFTYKGLPCPYASCVLASTSLLTKGNTFILSCMASLMILFMMDQSYYPHDEILESESWKKMVYLGGVIMLFLCPFSITAFYCLTWSLSYIFFPDALWGKAACPRP; from the exons ATGGGCGGTGCCAACTCAGAGTGCCAGCTATCACACG GTGAGTGCAGCAGTTTCTTCCTGACCAAAGAGCAGAGCCATCCCCAGATGAATGAATTTACCTGGAAGGATGTTGTCAATGCCTTGTCCCTGGCCAACATGATCCTGGGGCTCTTCTCCATCTTCTGCAGCTTCTGCAA GAAATTCTCCTGCGCCTCCTGGATGGTTTTGGTCAGCTTTCTATTAGACATGGCTATCAGGTCAGCGACCAGACACCTGAACATCTGCTCCAGATCCG GAACCGAGCTGAATGACTTTGCCGTCTTCACCACCTTTGGCCTGGCCTCAGCCCTGCTTCTAGGCGTGGATGGACCTCTGAATGGGTTCCTGGCCATCATCTATGTGTTAGCTATTTCATTCCGCCTCTGTTTTTATTCAGCCG GCATTCCTTTCACATACAAGGGTCTACCCTGCCCCTACGCTTCCTGTGTTTTGGCTTCCACCTCCCTCCTGACCAAAGGCAACACATTCATTCTCTCTTGCATGGCCTCACTCATGATTCTGTTCATGATGGACCAGAGCTACTACCCACATGATGAAATCCTGGAGTCTGAGAGCTGGAAAAAAATGGTCTATCTGGGAG GTGTCATCATGCTGTTTTTGTGTCCATTCTCGATAACTGCTTTTTACTGCCTGACGTGGTCACTCTCCTACATCTTCTTTCCAGATGCCCTGTGGGGCAAGGCAGCATGTCCTCGGCCATGA